The following proteins are co-located in the Halarcobacter sp. genome:
- the urtC gene encoding urea ABC transporter permease subunit UrtC yields MKRKPIILQILENDKGGKIVLSILALVVAYVSFANLLLHQDSALYVSTYTVTLLGKYLAFALLALALDLVWGYIGILSLGHGAFFSLGGYAMGMYLMRQIGDRGVYGNPDLPDFMVFMNLKELPWFWYGFDNPLFTLIMIMFVPGLLAFLFGYLAFRSRVTGVYLSIITQAMTYALMLAFFRNDMGFGGNNGLTDFKDILGFDLQADGTRIALLIISFLALFAGYLIARFIINSRLGRVCIAIRDAESRTRFIGYKVEQYKLFIFIVSAAMAGVAGALYVPQVGIINPNVFSPLFSIELVIWVAIGGRGTLYGAIVGAFIVNYASTYFTSALPEVWLYALGGLFVVVTLFLPRGVVGLISKLNMKKEKKGFANVTA; encoded by the coding sequence TAGTTGCTTATGTTTCATTTGCTAATCTTCTTTTACATCAAGATTCAGCACTATATGTTTCAACATATACGGTTACACTTCTTGGTAAATACTTAGCCTTTGCACTTCTTGCCCTTGCCCTTGACTTAGTTTGGGGATATATAGGGATTCTAAGCCTTGGTCATGGGGCATTTTTCTCACTTGGTGGATACGCTATGGGGATGTATCTTATGAGACAAATAGGAGATAGGGGAGTTTATGGAAACCCTGATTTACCAGACTTTATGGTTTTTATGAACCTAAAAGAGTTACCTTGGTTTTGGTATGGTTTTGATAATCCTTTATTTACACTTATTATGATTATGTTTGTACCAGGATTACTTGCTTTCCTATTTGGATATTTAGCATTTAGATCCAGAGTTACAGGAGTCTACTTATCAATTATAACCCAAGCTATGACTTATGCTCTTATGTTAGCATTTTTTAGAAATGATATGGGGTTTGGGGGAAACAATGGACTTACGGACTTTAAAGATATTTTAGGATTTGACTTACAAGCTGATGGTACTAGAATCGCTTTACTTATAATCTCTTTTCTTGCTCTTTTTGCAGGATATCTAATAGCAAGATTTATTATAAATTCAAGATTAGGAAGAGTTTGTATAGCAATTAGAGACGCCGAGAGCAGAACAAGATTTATAGGATATAAAGTTGAACAATATAAACTATTTATTTTTATAGTAAGTGCAGCAATGGCTGGTGTTGCCGGAGCTTTATATGTACCACAAGTTGGTATTATAAATCCAAATGTATTTTCACCACTATTCTCTATTGAGTTAGTTATCTGGGTTGCCATTGGTGGAAGAGGGACTTTATATGGAGCTATTGTTGGAGCTTTCATTGTAAATTATGCAAGTACATATTTTACATCAGCTCTTCCAGAAGTTTGGTTATATGCTTTAGGTGGATTATTTGTTGTTGTAACACTATTTTTACCACGTGGTGTAGTAGGACTTATTTCAAAATTAAATATGAAAAAAGAGAAAAAGGGGTTTGCAAATGTTACTGCTTAA
- the urtD gene encoding urea ABC transporter ATP-binding protein UrtD codes for MLLLKHDNEQNVGDLKKGDRILYLDDVTVSFDGFKALNSLSLSIEYEELRCIIGANGAGKSTMMDVITGKTQPDKGDVIFGQAANLLEMDEPSIAQIGIGRKFQKPTVFEGHTIFENLELAMKDDKRFFKTLFAKLQGEQKDKIEETMELIGLKEHYNTNASILSHGQKQWLEIGMLLMQSPKLLLVDEPVAGMTPGEVEKTGQILTDLSKNHSVVVVEHDMEFIRSIAKKVTVLHEGSVLAEGSMKDVQNNEKVRKVYLGE; via the coding sequence ATGTTACTGCTTAAACATGATAATGAACAAAATGTAGGTGATTTAAAAAAGGGGGATAGAATCCTTTATTTAGATGATGTTACAGTTAGTTTTGATGGATTTAAAGCCCTAAACTCTTTATCTTTATCTATTGAATATGAAGAGTTAAGATGTATCATTGGAGCAAATGGGGCAGGAAAATCTACCATGATGGATGTTATAACAGGGAAAACACAACCAGATAAAGGGGATGTGATTTTTGGACAGGCAGCAAATCTTTTAGAGATGGATGAACCAAGTATTGCCCAAATAGGCATAGGAAGAAAATTCCAAAAGCCAACAGTTTTTGAAGGGCATACAATCTTTGAAAATCTTGAACTTGCAATGAAAGATGACAAAAGATTTTTCAAAACTTTATTTGCAAAACTTCAAGGGGAACAAAAAGATAAGATAGAGGAAACTATGGAGTTAATCGGCTTAAAAGAGCACTACAATACAAATGCTTCTATCCTTTCTCATGGTCAAAAACAATGGTTAGAGATAGGAATGCTTCTAATGCAAAGCCCAAAACTTCTATTAGTAGATGAACCAGTAGCTGGTATGACACCAGGAGAGGTTGAAAAAACAGGTCAAATCTTAACAGACCTATCAAAAAACCATTCTGTAGTTGTTGTTGAACACGATATGGAGTTTATTAGAAGTATTGCTAAAAAGGTTACTGTTTTACATGAAGGTTCAGTTTTAGCAGAGGGTTCAATGAAAGATGTTCAGAACAACGAGAAAGTAAGAAAAGTATATTTAGGAGAGTAG